A stretch of the Mycobacterium shigaense genome encodes the following:
- a CDS encoding TetR/AcrR family transcriptional regulator → MTSARRIGAPDAKNRVLLLDAAEKLMLEEGYAAVTSRRLANKAGLKPQLVHYYFRTMEELFLEVFRRRGEEALAVHARLMKSPQPLWALWRFGTDPAFTRISMEFMALANHRKEMRAEIAYYAERFRKHEQEAVTAALLRYGVAREEMPPVVVTVLMSSLSRFLVLEQAVGISAGHAETVQLVEDQLRRLEGEPQPIEGVPSTWVVHQVRSEQSAPLGPSLDTTTLPSTERLH, encoded by the coding sequence ATGACTTCGGCCCGCAGGATCGGGGCGCCAGACGCGAAAAACCGTGTCCTGCTGCTCGACGCGGCCGAGAAGCTGATGCTCGAAGAGGGCTACGCCGCCGTCACCTCACGCCGCCTCGCGAACAAGGCGGGCCTGAAACCGCAACTGGTGCACTATTACTTCCGCACCATGGAGGAGCTGTTCCTCGAGGTCTTCCGTCGCCGCGGCGAGGAAGCACTCGCGGTGCACGCGCGGCTGATGAAGTCCCCGCAGCCGCTGTGGGCACTGTGGCGATTCGGCACCGATCCCGCGTTCACCCGCATTTCGATGGAATTCATGGCGCTGGCCAACCACCGCAAAGAGATGCGAGCCGAAATCGCTTATTACGCAGAGCGTTTCCGCAAGCATGAGCAGGAAGCAGTCACGGCTGCCCTGTTGCGATACGGGGTGGCTCGAGAAGAGATGCCCCCGGTGGTGGTCACCGTGCTCATGTCAAGCCTGTCGCGATTTCTGGTGCTCGAACAGGCGGTCGGGATCTCCGCCGGTCACGCGGAAACCGTGCAATTAGTCGAGGATCAACTGCGTCGCCTGGAAGGCGAACCGCAGCCGATCGAGGGCGTGCCGTCGACCTGGGTGGTTCACCAGGTGCGCAGCGAGCAGAGCGCGCCTTTGGGGCCGAGCTTGGACACCACGACCTTGCCGTCCACCGAGAGGTTGCACTGA
- a CDS encoding lipoprotein LpqH codes for MQNRIIAAIAALVVAGLGACTAKPQSQLASTAQVTINGTDTGNHVVKCWQQEWYRTIAIGGDFAKATVAIDERQEPLTTMSVRIQNLGGFTGMYSKNDGGDANMSFSGNKFTITGTANGFNTDKPNEAASATFKIIANC; via the coding sequence GTGCAGAACCGAATCATAGCCGCGATCGCGGCGCTTGTTGTGGCCGGCCTCGGTGCCTGCACGGCGAAACCGCAGTCCCAGCTTGCCAGCACGGCGCAGGTGACGATCAACGGCACCGACACCGGTAACCATGTCGTGAAATGTTGGCAACAGGAGTGGTACCGGACGATCGCGATCGGCGGTGATTTCGCCAAAGCCACGGTCGCCATCGACGAGCGGCAAGAGCCGCTCACCACGATGTCCGTCCGGATCCAGAACCTGGGCGGGTTCACCGGCATGTACTCGAAAAACGACGGCGGTGACGCCAACATGAGCTTCAGCGGGAACAAATTCACCATCACCGGCACCGCGAACGGATTCAACACCGACAAGCCGAACGAGGCGGCGTCGGCGACCTTCAAGATCATTGCCAACTGCTGA
- a CDS encoding enoyl-CoA hydratase/isomerase family protein: MLDMEFDDGLAVLTIDRPHARNAISLETMGHLENALDASADARALVITGSGDRAFVSGGDLKELSALRTIEDAEAMARRMRNICDRLASFPVPVIAAMNGHAFGGGAEFAVAADIRVAADDIKIAFNQVELEIMPAWGGAERLAALVGKGRALLLAGTGTPVEVAEAQRIGLVDVVLPRASFDEGWRSIATKLARHPANEIKRIIRGVSADEAIASFARLWVAEAHWQAADRVMNRTTKPRPAAGGAI; the protein is encoded by the coding sequence ATGTTGGACATGGAGTTCGACGACGGGCTGGCGGTCCTGACGATCGACCGCCCGCACGCGCGCAACGCCATCTCGCTCGAGACCATGGGACACCTGGAAAACGCGCTCGACGCGTCGGCCGACGCGCGCGCCCTGGTGATCACCGGTTCCGGTGACCGCGCGTTCGTCTCGGGCGGCGACCTCAAGGAACTCAGCGCGCTGCGGACCATCGAGGATGCCGAGGCGATGGCGAGGCGGATGCGCAACATCTGCGATCGGCTCGCGTCCTTCCCGGTTCCGGTGATCGCCGCCATGAACGGCCACGCCTTCGGCGGCGGCGCCGAGTTCGCGGTGGCTGCCGACATCCGGGTGGCGGCCGACGACATCAAGATCGCCTTCAATCAGGTCGAGCTGGAGATCATGCCGGCCTGGGGTGGCGCCGAACGGCTCGCCGCCCTGGTCGGCAAGGGCAGGGCGCTGCTGTTGGCCGGCACCGGAACTCCCGTCGAGGTTGCCGAAGCCCAACGAATTGGGTTGGTCGATGTGGTGCTGCCGCGGGCATCGTTCGACGAAGGATGGCGATCGATCGCGACCAAACTCGCCCGGCATCCGGCAAACGAGATAAAGCGAATAATCCGCGGAGTTTCTGCTGACGAAGCGATAGCATCCTTTGCACGGCTGTGGGTTGCGGAGGCACATTGGCAGGCCGCCGATCGGGTGATGAACCGCACCACCAAACCGCGTCCGGCCGCCGGAGGAGCGATATGA